CCCAGATGCTGGGCACCGTCGAGGTGCTGCCCCAGGACGAGTACGACCAGTGGCTCCAGAGCCAGCAAAACGAGACCGCGAACTGATTTTCCCGGCCAAACCGTTACCTCGGTCCCGGCCGTGACCCCGACATGGAGTTCTACGACGACCTCTCGGTCGGTGATACGTCGTCTTTCGGCACCTACCAGGTCACGCGCGACGAGATCGTCTCCTTCGCCCGGCAGTACGACCCCCAGCCGTTCCACACCGACGAAGCCGCCGCCGAGTCCTCGATGTTCGGTGGCCTGGTCGCCAGCGGGTGGCACACGGCCGCGATGACGATGCGCCTGCTCGTCGACAACTACCTCTCCGGGTCCGGGGCGCTGGGCGCCCTGGGCGTCGACGAGCTCCGCTGGCCCACCCCGGTCGAACCGGGCGACGAGCTCGCGGTACGTATCGAGATCCTCGAGAAGGATGTCTGGGACGAAACCAGGGGGCGCGTCGCCACCGAGATCACGACGACGAACGACGACGGGGCCGTCGTCCTCTCGATGGTCGCGCAGGTCCTGTGGCGTCGCCGAGACTAATCAGCCACAGACGTTCGCCGTCGCGTAGACGTTCCCGGTGTTGGTGATGGTGACGCCAACACCCATGCGCTCGATGCCCGGGAGGAGGAGTCGATCGCGGTAGATGTTGGAGGCCATCCAGTCGTCGACGATGGCCCTGGCCACCGCGCGGTCGTCCTCGAGGAACCGCTCCTCACCGTCGACCGTGTAGGTCTGTCCGGCCACGACCTTCCCGATGGCCTCGAACTGGTTGCGCTCGGGGTTGTCGGGCTTGACGACGTAACTCCCCTTCTCGGACTCGTAGACGCAGGTCTCGTAGAGGTCGTGTTGGCGGTACCGGTCGGCGCTCGAGACACCGTCGATCTCGTGAACGACGCGCCCGGCCGACGCCATGTCGGTGCTGTGGTCCATCGCGAGGTCGTTCAGCTCACCGGCGGTCGTGCCGGTAATCTGGAGCGGGTCCAGCCCCCTGGACTGTCGCTCCTCGTTGATGAACTGCTCGACGTACTCGGTGACGTTGTCGTCGTTGAACTGGCGCGGCGAGACCGGAGTCTGAGCCGTCTCAGTCTCCGTTTCGGCCGGTTCGTCGTCTGACGTCGGCGTCTCGGTCGCCGCTGTGCCGTCGCTGTCGTTACCCGTCGGTGTCTGCGTCGGTTCGTCGGGCGCGCCGCCGTCGGCCACTGCCGGCGCCGGACTGCCACCGCCGATCTGCATACCGATGAGGGCGCCGACACCGACCGCAGAGAGCAGGACGATTATCCCGACCACGATGATACCCTTGTTAACCATCTCGAAACCGGGTAGACGACGTGAGTATGTAAGTGTAAGGTCGATTCTACCGCGGTGACGAGGTCCTCCCTAAGTTGCGACCCGGAACCCACCTGTCGGTTCGGAAAGGCACATAAGGGTACGGTGGCGACGTTCGGTATGGTCGACAACGTCATCTGGCCGGCGGCGCTCGACGCCGGGGCCACCCGAAGCGAAGGGCGACGCGTCGCCCTGGACCTCGCGGTGGAGGACCCCACCGTCGACGAGATCGCCAAGGCGGTCCAGCAAGTCGGGTACGACTCGGTCATCGAACGGGACAAGACGTACCCGCGCGAGTACGAACAGCGGGGCCGGGTGCTGGTGAAAAACGCCGACGACGCGAGCAAGAGCGATCTGCTCGGTGCCGTGGCGGCGTACCTCCAGGTACTGCGCGAATGAGACGCGTCGGGGCCGTCGTCCGGACTGCACAGGGCCTGGCCGTCGTCCGGGCACCCGACGAGACCTACGCGGACGTCGGGACGGGCGTCCTCGACGAGGACTTGCGCCGGGTCGGCACCGTCGTCGACGTCTTCGGGCCGGTCGAGCGACCCTACCTCGCGGTCGACCCGACGGACGCGGTGCACCTGCCCGGCCTGCTCGGACAGACGCTGTACGCCCGCTGAGTCGTGGCTTCGAAACGCTGAAACCGACGCTCGCCGACCGTCCGGTATGGACACGCGCTGGCGAGTGGCCGCCGCGAGCGGGCTCATCGCACTCATCTTCCTGGTCGTCCAGCTGGGGGCGCTGGCGCTGGTCGAGCCCTTCCAGTCGGCGGGCTACCAGGCCGTCGAGGACCCGTCGGACCCGACCAACAGCCTCGCGTACGTCTTCGCCATCCTCGTCGCGACGGCGGTGATGCTGGCGGCGTTCAAGTTCAACGTCGACCAGCTCATCCGCGCGGTCATCGTCTTCTCGGGCGCCTGGCTCTCGCTGTTCGTCTTCCGGGTGGTGGTCCCCCCGGTCCTGACCGTCGGCGGGCTCAACGTCGTCGCCTGGGGCCTCGCGGCACTGATCGCGGTCGGCCTGCTGGTCTACCCGGAGTGGTACGTCATCGACGCCGCCGGCGCGGTGATGGGTGCGGCGGCCGCGGGCCTGTTCGGTATCAGCTTCGGCGTCCTCCCGGCGCTCGTCTTACTCACTGTCCTGGCCGTCTACGACGCCATCAGCGTCTACGGGACCGAGCACATGCTGACGCTGGCCTCCGGCGTGATGGACCTGCGCGTCCCCGTGGTGCTGGTGATTCCCCTCTCGCTCTCGTACTCGTTCCTCGACGCCGAGACGCCCGCACCTGACGAGGACGACGACGCGGACGGGCCCAGCGCCGACCCGGCTCTCGCCGACGGCGAGGGAGCATCCGGGCCCGACGAGAGCCGGGCCGACGCGAGTACCGGCGGGCCACTGGACCGGGACGCGCTCTTTATCGGCCTCGGCGACGCGGTCATCCCGTCGGTGCTGGTCGCGAGTTCGGCGTTCTTCGCCCCGGCGGGCGTCGCCACCGTCCTGGGCGTCCCCTTGCCGGCCGTGACGGCGATGGTCGGCACCTTCGCCGGCCTGGCGGTGCTGCTCTGGATGGTCCTCAAGGGCCGGGCCCACGCCGGGCTCCCGCTGTTGAACGGCGGGACCATCGCGGGGTACCTCGTCGGTGCGCTCGCGGCGGGTATCACGCTGGTCGACGCGCTGGGGCTCGCGCCGTACCTGTGAGTCTCCGGTTACCGGCCGGTGAGCGCCTGGCTCGCCGGGGCGAACGCGATCTCCTCGCCCAGTCCCGCTTCGAGCGCGCGGTCGTAGAGCAACTTACCGGCCGCCACCGTCTCGATGGCCGTCCCGCCGGAGTCGAAGACGGTCACGTCGTCGCGTGACTCCCTGCCGGGGGCCGAGCCGGCGACGACGTCGCCCAGTTCGGCGTGGACGTGGTCCTCGTCGACCACGCCCGCCTCCAGCGCCGCGATGAACGACCCGGCGTCCCGCGTGACGCGGGCCCGGAGGTCGGGTACGTACGTCGCCCGCGCGACAGTCTCGGCGTCGAGCTCGCGCTTCTCGGGATGGTACTGTCCCATCGCTGTGACGTGCGCGCCGTCCTCGAGCACCGCCCCGTCGAAGACCGGTTCGCTCGCGGTGGTCGCGGTGACGACCACGTCGGCCCCCTCGACGGCGGCGGCGGAGGACGCCACGGCCGCCACCGTCGGGTCGAGCTCCTCGTTCAGCTCCGCGGCGAACGCCTGGCGGTGCTCCGGGGTCGGGGAGTACACCTCGACCCGGTCGAAGTCCCGCACCGTGACGGCCGCGCGGACCTGACCCCGGGCCTGTGCGCCGCTGCCGATGATCGCGAGGTCAGTGGCGTCAGCACGCGCGAGCGCGTCGATTCCGACCGCGCCGGCCGCGCCCGTCTTGAACGGGTTCATGCTCGCCCCGTCGACGAGGGCCAGCGGCGCGCCCGACTCGGCGTCGAATATCGGGAGCGCGAAGTGGGCGTCCTGGGCCCCGAAGCCGGCGGCGTAGGTGTACCCGCCCATCGCGCCCGTCTCCGGGAGGATAGCGAGGTAGCCGGTCAGCATGCCACCGGGGGCATCGTTGAACAGCGTCGTGCGTGGCTCTGCCGGGGCGCCCTCGCCCCGCTCGCGGTACCCCTCACGGACCGCGTCGACGTACTCGGCGGGCGTCGCCAGGTCGGCGACGTCGTCGCTGGTGAGAAATAGCGCGGTCGAATCAGCTGTCATGTGTCGGTGTTTGCCCGAGCGGGCCTTAACCCATGTGGCGGGTGATCGAACGGGAAAATTCTCGAGCAATCGCTCGGAACTGGACGGAGGAAAGAACGCTGACGGGTTCAGCGACTCAGTCGGCGGTCTGGAGCGACTCTGCCTGCGAGGTGTCGGTCGGGGTCGGGTCGACCGGGGCACGGACGAACATCGCGTGACCGATGAGGCCGACGGCGACGACTGACGCCAGCGGAATCGCGGTCGTGAGTTCGAAGCCGGAGAGCGTGAGCCCACCAGTGATGCCTGCCATCGCGAGCGGGATGAGACCGAGGACAACGTCGTAGTAACCCGTCATGAGTACGATTATTCCTATGTACCATGGGTACATAAGTGTTTCCCGTAGCCAACAGATAGTATTCTCAGTAGGTACTAAGTAGTTATTGTGTACCCAAGGAAAAACTAACTCATAACTTATGAGTCGAATCTGTGTGGAAACTTCCGGTAACGTCCTCCTACCGTTTATATTGTGCCGGGTGAGCGGCACCCGGACTGGGGCGGGCGCACTCGCACACAGTGGAGTTCGCGTTCTATCTGGTCGTCGGACCAGTGGATCTGGGGGGCGGCCGCCAGTGCCAGCGGAGGACACAGCGTATCGAGGCGTAAGAACAGCCCCCTGGACACTCTCAGCGGTTCGCAGGCGACGAGGACGTCCCTCGGTTCCGTCGCGGTCGGGCCCGCCACTCGTCGCGGGAGCCGATTTTCCCCGCTGATAATCGGGAAGGAGCGCTTATTATGTGAGACCGGATACCACGATATGGAGGGACAGTGCGGCAAGGGACCTGTCCTCAGCATCAATGAGCACCAACGCTACGGACGATACCGCCGACGTCGCGGGGAACGCGAAGACGCGATACGCCGAGTTGAGCATCGGAGACGACGAGTTCGTCATCTACGACCGTGAGAACCACCAGGCGTGGATCCAGTCCTCGAAGACAGTCCCGGTAGGCGACCTTCGATAGCCACGTCACCCCTGGCGTGGGGCCGGGCCCCGGCGACAGCCGCCGCCGGACGCTGCGTGTGACACCCCCTTCCCGGAGCCACCTTTTTTTACTCTGATAAGATCAGCGTCGCGAGCAGGCGCCACCCACAGAGGAGCGCCCCCCCGACGACCGTCGAGACGAGCGCGAACGTGAGCGCGGCGTCCCCGTGGAACACCGCGGTGGCCCGGAGCAGCTGGGCGACGACCACGGCGACGACCCACCCGCCGAACGTCGCCGCGAGGGTCCGCCCCGGTGGCAAGTGCGACCGGGCGGCGTAGAACCCGCCGGCGACGGCGACGAGTCCCCACCCGACGAGAAACGGGGCCAGCGTCCCGCCGACCCGGCCGGGGTTTACCAGCGGGTCGATGCCGTGTGAGTACTCGCCGGCGACGACGAAGACCAGGAGCGCGAGCACGTCCCCGAGCGCGAGCACGGCGGTCCTGGACGACAGTTCGACTCGACCGCTCTCGACCGTCGAGACGCTCATACCCGCCGTTGGGGATGGCGGTACTTTGCTCTCCCGCTATCGACGGCCGGCGACCGTGTAGGCGAACCCACCCTCGACGACCGTCGGTGTCAGTCCGGCGTCGTTCATCGCGGACGAGAGGTCCGACGGCGTGTAGAACGCCGAGTCGAACCCGACGAGCCGCTCGGCGGCGACCAGGCCCCGGCCGCGCACGGTGGTCGGGTCGAACTCCCTGACGACGAGGACGCCACCGGGGCGCAGGACCCGGGCCGCCTCGGCGAACACCGCGTCCACCTCCCGGATGTGATGGAGCGCGTCGACCACGAAGACGGCGTCGACGGCCGCCGAGCGAACCGGCAGTCGCGTGGCGTCGCCGACGACCCCGGCGATGCCGTTCTCGTGCGCCCGGGCGATCATCCCCGGCGCGGCGTCGACCACCGTCCGTTCGGGGACGTCAAGTCGCCTGACGGCCCGCCCCGGGCCCCCGCCCACGTCCAGCGCGTGTGCTATCTCCCGGTCGGCGACGGCGAGTCCCGCACGGAGCTTGCTCACGCGTGCGCGGGGCATCACCAGGTCGTAGGCTCGTGCGAACCGGTCGAACCGGTCGACGTCGGCGTGCATGTCCCCTCGTTCGCGACCCGGGTACTTACAGGCCCGTCCCCCGGCGGCGGCCGCGGTCACAGTGAGAGCGGGTCCCGCCCAGCAGGCCCATAACCGCCCGGCCCGTAGCATCTCGCGCTCCCCACATGATTCCACCACTCGCCCGGCGCTGTCCCGCGTGTGGCTACTGGACCTGGAGCCGGCGGTTCGCCGCGGTTCCGGACGCGGACCCGCGACGCGTGACCTGTCCCGCCTGTGGCCACCAGTTCCAGGTGCCCGACGACCCGCGGGTGCTCTGAGCGGTGCGAGGGTTCTCGTCGTCTTCGGACTCCAAACGTACTTTTCGCCGGGCGACGACTCCCGGATATGGAGTTCGCCCTGCTGGGCTGGCCAGAGGACGGCCATCGCCTCCGTCTGGACCACGAGCACTTCGCCTACGCCGGGAAGTTCGTGATGACCACGACGGGGAAGGCCGTCGTCGGCGACGACGGCGTCGTCGCGGCCGCCGCGTTCGATGCCGACCGGACCGACCCTGACACCCTCTGTATCCGCTACGTCACGGTCCGTGAGGACCGGCGGGGCGAGGGAATCGGGAGCGAGTTGCTCCGCTTCGTCAGGGGGCGGGCTGTCGACCGGGGCTACGAGCGGGTCACGATCGGCGTCAACAACCCCTTCTCGTACCAGGCTGCCTACAAGGCTGAGTTTGCCTACACCGGGACCGAGCAGGGACTGGGCGAACTCGAACTCGCGTGGCCGGGTGACCGATCCGCCGGGCGCTATCAGGCGGGCCTCGATGCGTTCCGCGAGCGTGACCTCTCCCAGGAAGAAGCGGCCTTCCTGCGCGCACACGAGGGGACCGCTCCGCCGCACGCAGACGAGGGTGGGTGAGGGGCGGCCACGATCGGCGACGCCTCGCGTCGCTCCAACATCCTGCACTGCCCTCCACGGCTCCCTTCGGTCGCCGTTCCGGTTCGAGACGCCGACCGAAGGGAGGCGTCTCGCTACCCGGGAGCTTCAAACCGATGTCGGCCCAACCTCCGCCGATGGGAAACGCAGACCTCCGCTCGCTCGCAGTCATCGAGGACGTCTCGTTCGACGACCTGGACGGGAGCGTCGTCGCCGTCGACGCCCACAACTGGCTCTACCGGTATCTCACGACCACGGTGAAGTTCACCGGCGACGGGAAGTACACCACCGCCGACGGCGAGGAGGTGGCCAACCTCATCGGCGTCGTCCAGGGCCTGCCGAAGTTCTTCGAGCACGACCTGACGCCCGTGTTCGTCTTCGACGGGGCCGTCACCGACCTCAAGGACGACGAGGTCCAGAAGCGACGCGAGCAACGCGAGCGATACGAGGCGGAATTAGAGGCGGCCCGTGAGGCCGGCGACGCCGTGCGCGCGGCGAAGCTCGACTCGCGGACCCAGCGCCTGACCGC
The DNA window shown above is from Haloarcula halobia and carries:
- a CDS encoding MaoC family dehydratase — encoded protein: MEFYDDLSVGDTSSFGTYQVTRDEIVSFARQYDPQPFHTDEAAAESSMFGGLVASGWHTAAMTMRLLVDNYLSGSGALGALGVDELRWPTPVEPGDELAVRIEILEKDVWDETRGRVATEITTTNDDGAVVLSMVAQVLWRRRD
- a CDS encoding CAP domain-containing protein; translated protein: MVNKGIIVVGIIVLLSAVGVGALIGMQIGGGSPAPAVADGGAPDEPTQTPTGNDSDGTAATETPTSDDEPAETETETAQTPVSPRQFNDDNVTEYVEQFINEERQSRGLDPLQITGTTAGELNDLAMDHSTDMASAGRVVHEIDGVSSADRYRQHDLYETCVYESEKGSYVVKPDNPERNQFEAIGKVVAGQTYTVDGEERFLEDDRAVARAIVDDWMASNIYRDRLLLPGIERMGVGVTITNTGNVYATANVCG
- the srp19 gene encoding signal recognition particle subunit SRP19, whose amino-acid sequence is MVDNVIWPAALDAGATRSEGRRVALDLAVEDPTVDEIAKAVQQVGYDSVIERDKTYPREYEQRGRVLVKNADDASKSDLLGAVAAYLQVLRE
- a CDS encoding H/ACA ribonucleoprotein complex subunit GAR1 produces the protein MRRVGAVVRTAQGLAVVRAPDETYADVGTGVLDEDLRRVGTVVDVFGPVERPYLAVDPTDAVHLPGLLGQTLYAR
- a CDS encoding presenilin family intramembrane aspartyl protease PSH yields the protein MDTRWRVAAASGLIALIFLVVQLGALALVEPFQSAGYQAVEDPSDPTNSLAYVFAILVATAVMLAAFKFNVDQLIRAVIVFSGAWLSLFVFRVVVPPVLTVGGLNVVAWGLAALIAVGLLVYPEWYVIDAAGAVMGAAAAGLFGISFGVLPALVLLTVLAVYDAISVYGTEHMLTLASGVMDLRVPVVLVIPLSLSYSFLDAETPAPDEDDDADGPSADPALADGEGASGPDESRADASTGGPLDRDALFIGLGDAVIPSVLVASSAFFAPAGVATVLGVPLPAVTAMVGTFAGLAVLLWMVLKGRAHAGLPLLNGGTIAGYLVGALAAGITLVDALGLAPYL
- a CDS encoding ornithine cyclodeaminase family protein gives rise to the protein MTADSTALFLTSDDVADLATPAEYVDAVREGYRERGEGAPAEPRTTLFNDAPGGMLTGYLAILPETGAMGGYTYAAGFGAQDAHFALPIFDAESGAPLALVDGASMNPFKTGAAGAVGIDALARADATDLAIIGSGAQARGQVRAAVTVRDFDRVEVYSPTPEHRQAFAAELNEELDPTVAAVASSAAAVEGADVVVTATTASEPVFDGAVLEDGAHVTAMGQYHPEKRELDAETVARATYVPDLRARVTRDAGSFIAALEAGVVDEDHVHAELGDVVAGSAPGRESRDDVTVFDSGGTAIETVAAGKLLYDRALEAGLGEEIAFAPASQALTGR
- a CDS encoding DUF7331 family protein, producing MSTNATDDTADVAGNAKTRYAELSIGDDEFVIYDRENHQAWIQSSKTVPVGDLR
- a CDS encoding DUF3054 domain-containing protein; the protein is MSVSTVESGRVELSSRTAVLALGDVLALLVFVVAGEYSHGIDPLVNPGRVGGTLAPFLVGWGLVAVAGGFYAARSHLPPGRTLAATFGGWVVAVVVAQLLRATAVFHGDAALTFALVSTVVGGALLCGWRLLATLILSE
- a CDS encoding class I SAM-dependent methyltransferase; amino-acid sequence: MHADVDRFDRFARAYDLVMPRARVSKLRAGLAVADREIAHALDVGGGPGRAVRRLDVPERTVVDAAPGMIARAHENGIAGVVGDATRLPVRSAAVDAVFVVDALHHIREVDAVFAEAARVLRPGGVLVVREFDPTTVRGRGLVAAERLVGFDSAFYTPSDLSSAMNDAGLTPTVVEGGFAYTVAGRR
- a CDS encoding GNAT family N-acetyltransferase, with the translated sequence MEFALLGWPEDGHRLRLDHEHFAYAGKFVMTTTGKAVVGDDGVVAAAAFDADRTDPDTLCIRYVTVREDRRGEGIGSELLRFVRGRAVDRGYERVTIGVNNPFSYQAAYKAEFAYTGTEQGLGELELAWPGDRSAGRYQAGLDAFRERDLSQEEAAFLRAHEGTAPPHADEGG